In Sinorhizobium sojae CCBAU 05684, a single window of DNA contains:
- the deoC gene encoding deoxyribose-phosphate aldolase: MEELAARGAVVAPPVGAGHNWPRNDGIDLDLGWVLDQRVNLSAAERRVATLPGRRTVKKDAQAAWLLKAVTCIDLTTLNGDDTPERVKRLCAKARQPVRLDLLDALGVGDRDITTGAVCVYHRFVSTAVEALEGSGIPVAAVSTGFPAGLVPHDVKLREIEASVADGAREIDIVITREHVLTGNWQALYDEMRDFRAACDDAHVKAILATGDLKTLRNVARASLVCMMAGADFIKTSTGKESINATLLVTLVMLRMIRAYQERTGLKVGYKPAGGISAAKDVLNYQFLMKEELGREWLEPDLFRIGASSLLADIERQLEHHVSGAYSALHRHPIG; the protein is encoded by the coding sequence GGCCGCGCAATGACGGGATCGACCTTGATCTTGGCTGGGTGCTCGACCAGCGTGTCAATCTTTCGGCGGCGGAGCGGCGCGTGGCGACGCTGCCGGGCCGGCGCACGGTGAAGAAGGACGCGCAGGCCGCGTGGCTGTTGAAGGCGGTAACCTGCATCGACCTCACTACGCTCAACGGCGACGATACGCCGGAGCGCGTCAAGCGCCTCTGCGCCAAGGCCCGTCAGCCCGTACGTCTGGACCTCCTCGATGCGCTCGGCGTGGGCGATCGAGACATCACCACGGGTGCAGTCTGCGTCTATCATCGCTTCGTCTCGACGGCGGTGGAAGCGCTCGAAGGCTCCGGCATTCCGGTCGCCGCCGTCTCGACCGGCTTTCCGGCGGGGCTCGTGCCGCACGACGTCAAGCTTCGGGAGATCGAGGCCTCGGTCGCGGACGGTGCGCGGGAGATCGACATCGTCATCACCCGCGAGCATGTGCTGACAGGCAACTGGCAGGCGCTTTATGACGAGATGCGCGATTTCCGTGCCGCCTGCGACGATGCCCATGTAAAGGCGATCCTGGCGACCGGCGATCTCAAGACGCTCCGCAATGTCGCGCGCGCCTCGCTGGTCTGCATGATGGCCGGCGCCGACTTCATCAAGACTTCGACCGGCAAGGAAAGTATCAACGCTACCCTGCTCGTCACCCTCGTCATGCTCAGGATGATCCGCGCCTATCAGGAACGGACCGGCCTGAAGGTCGGCTATAAGCCGGCCGGCGGCATCTCGGCGGCGAAGGACGTGCTGAACTACCAGTTCCTGATGAAGGAGGAGCTCGGACGGGAATGGCTCGAGCCCGATCTCTTCCGCATCGGAGCATCGAGCCTGCTGGCCGACATCGAGCGTCAGCTCGAACATCATGTCAGCGGCGCCTATTCGGCCCTCCACAGACACCCGATCGGATAA
- a CDS encoding aldehyde dehydrogenase family protein has protein sequence MSVARFFDEMSYGPAPEADTEARQWLARHNGSFGHFINGAFVASASGKTFDSFEPATGALLAKVALGGSEDVNGAVAAARKAQGPWAKLPGHARARHLYALARMIQRHARLIAVVEALDNGKPIRETRDIDIPLAARHFYHHAGWAQLQETEFADHVPVGVVGQVIPWNFPFLMLAWKVAPALALGNTVILKPAEFTPLTALLFADLASAAGLPPGVLNVVAGEGETGALIVEHEDIDKIAFTGSTEVGRLIREKTGGSGKSLTLELGGKSPFIVFDDADIDAAVEGVVDAIWFNQGQVCCAGSRLLVQEGVAPLFHERLKRRMATLRVGHPLDKAIDMAAIVAPVQLQRIESLVAKGVSEGASMYQPKIELPKGGSFYLPTLLTEVQPTSVVATEEIFGPVAVSMTFRTPEEAIQLANHSRYGLAASVWSETIGLALYVAAKLAAGVVWVNATNLFDASSGFGGKRESGFGREGGKEGCYEYLKPKAWLGRKLRPEPVQPALKSVAGEFAVPALDRTAKLFIGGKQARPDGNYSRPILSPKGRVIGEVGESNRKDIRNAVAAARGASGWSSATAHNRAQILYYVAENLSARAMEFADRIAAMTGASAASAKAEVEASIARLFSYGAWADKYEGTVHQPPLRGVALAMPEPQGVVGVICPPEAPLLAFISLVAPLIAVGNRVIAVPSEPHPLAATDFYSILETSDVPAGVVNILTGSAIELAKTLAAHNDVDALWAFGSSELSTLVEKLSTGNLKRTFVDYGKATDWMDRSAAEGQAFLRRAVDVKNIWIPYGE, from the coding sequence ATGAGCGTCGCCAGGTTTTTTGACGAAATGTCCTACGGTCCCGCACCCGAAGCCGACACGGAGGCGCGCCAATGGCTGGCGCGGCACAACGGCAGTTTCGGTCACTTCATCAATGGCGCATTCGTCGCCTCAGCCTCGGGCAAGACCTTCGACAGCTTCGAGCCGGCGACCGGTGCGCTCCTCGCGAAGGTGGCGCTCGGAGGATCAGAGGATGTGAACGGCGCGGTCGCCGCCGCCCGCAAGGCCCAAGGGCCTTGGGCGAAACTGCCCGGTCATGCCCGTGCGCGGCATCTTTACGCGCTTGCCCGGATGATCCAGCGCCATGCGCGCCTGATTGCGGTCGTCGAGGCGCTCGACAATGGCAAGCCGATCCGCGAGACGCGCGATATCGACATTCCGCTTGCCGCTCGGCACTTCTATCACCATGCCGGCTGGGCGCAGCTGCAGGAAACCGAATTCGCCGATCACGTTCCCGTCGGCGTCGTCGGACAGGTGATCCCCTGGAACTTCCCGTTCCTGATGCTGGCCTGGAAGGTCGCGCCAGCACTGGCGCTCGGCAACACGGTGATCCTGAAGCCGGCGGAATTCACACCGCTGACGGCGCTGCTCTTTGCCGATCTGGCGAGTGCGGCCGGCCTGCCGCCGGGCGTTTTGAACGTCGTAGCGGGCGAGGGCGAGACGGGCGCGCTGATCGTCGAACACGAGGACATCGACAAGATCGCCTTTACCGGTTCGACAGAGGTCGGCCGGCTCATAAGAGAAAAGACCGGAGGGAGCGGCAAGTCGCTGACATTGGAGCTCGGGGGTAAGTCGCCCTTCATCGTCTTCGACGACGCCGACATCGACGCGGCCGTCGAAGGCGTGGTGGACGCGATCTGGTTCAATCAAGGCCAGGTCTGCTGCGCCGGCTCCCGCCTGCTCGTGCAGGAAGGCGTGGCGCCGCTCTTCCATGAGCGCTTGAAGCGGCGGATGGCGACGCTGCGCGTCGGCCATCCGCTCGACAAGGCGATCGACATGGCGGCGATCGTTGCGCCCGTGCAGTTGCAGCGGATCGAAAGCCTGGTTGCAAAGGGTGTTTCCGAGGGAGCGTCCATGTACCAGCCGAAAATCGAACTGCCTAAGGGCGGCAGTTTCTACCTCCCGACGCTGCTGACGGAAGTCCAGCCGACCTCCGTCGTGGCCACGGAGGAGATCTTCGGGCCGGTGGCCGTGTCCATGACCTTCCGCACGCCGGAGGAGGCGATCCAGCTCGCCAACCATTCCCGCTATGGCCTTGCCGCCAGCGTCTGGAGCGAAACCATCGGGCTTGCCCTGTATGTGGCCGCCAAGCTCGCGGCCGGCGTGGTCTGGGTCAACGCCACGAATCTCTTCGACGCGTCGAGCGGCTTTGGCGGTAAACGCGAATCCGGCTTCGGCCGCGAGGGCGGCAAGGAAGGATGCTACGAATATCTGAAGCCGAAAGCCTGGCTCGGCCGCAAGCTGCGACCGGAGCCGGTTCAACCGGCTCTGAAATCGGTCGCCGGCGAATTCGCCGTGCCGGCGCTCGACCGTACAGCCAAGCTTTTCATCGGCGGCAAGCAGGCGCGGCCGGACGGAAACTATTCGCGCCCGATATTGTCGCCCAAGGGCAGGGTGATCGGCGAGGTCGGCGAGTCCAATCGCAAGGATATCCGCAACGCCGTCGCCGCGGCGCGCGGCGCATCCGGATGGTCTTCAGCGACCGCGCATAACCGGGCACAGATCCTCTATTACGTCGCCGAGAACCTGAGCGCCCGGGCAATGGAATTTGCCGACCGCATCGCCGCAATGACGGGCGCTTCCGCCGCTAGCGCCAAGGCCGAGGTCGAAGCCTCGATCGCGCGCCTCTTCAGCTATGGTGCCTGGGCGGACAAATATGAGGGTACCGTGCATCAGCCGCCCTTGCGTGGTGTGGCGCTTGCCATGCCGGAGCCGCAGGGCGTCGTCGGTGTCATCTGCCCGCCCGAGGCGCCGCTGCTGGCCTTCATCAGCCTGGTTGCGCCGCTGATCGCCGTCGGCAATCGTGTTATCGCCGTTCCGAGCGAACCGCATCCGCTTGCCGCGACCGATTTCTACTCGATCCTCGAAACCTCCGACGTGCCGGCCGGCGTCGTCAACATCCTTACCGGCTCGGCGATAGAGCTTGCGAAGACGCTCGCTGCGCATAACGATGTCGACGCGCTCTGGGCCTTCGGTTCGTCGGAGCTCTCGACGCTCGTAGAGAAGCTCTCGACCGGCAATCTCAAGCGCACCTTCGTCGACTATGGCAAGGCGACCGACTGGATGGATCGATCCGCCGCTGAGGGGCAGGCCTTCCTGCGCCGAGCGGTTGACGTGAAGAATATCTGGATTCCCTACGGCGAGTAG
- a CDS encoding RbsD/FucU family protein translates to MLKNIDPALNADVLHALRSMGHADTLVISDTNFPSDAIARQTTLGKLLRIDNVSAARAMRAVLSVLPLDTPLQPSAGRMEVMGAPDEIPPVQREVQAEIDRAEGKPAPMYGIERFAFYEAAKKAYCVITTGETRFYGCFLLTKGVIPPKSD, encoded by the coding sequence ATGCTCAAGAATATCGACCCGGCTCTCAACGCGGATGTGCTGCATGCCTTGCGATCGATGGGGCATGCCGACACGCTGGTGATCTCCGACACCAACTTCCCGTCGGACGCTATTGCCCGCCAGACGACGCTCGGCAAATTGCTGCGCATCGACAATGTCTCGGCCGCCCGGGCGATGCGGGCTGTCCTTTCGGTTCTCCCGCTCGACACGCCGTTGCAGCCTTCGGCAGGTCGGATGGAGGTGATGGGAGCGCCCGACGAGATTCCTCCAGTCCAGCGCGAGGTGCAGGCAGAGATTGACCGTGCCGAGGGCAAGCCGGCGCCCATGTACGGCATCGAGCGTTTCGCTTTCTATGAAGCTGCCAAGAAGGCTTATTGCGTCATTACGACGGGCGAAACCCGTTTCTACGGCTGCTTCCTTCTCACGAAGGGGGTCATTCCTCCGAAGTCGGACTGA
- a CDS encoding OsmC family protein has protein sequence MMELKLKTRQTGATAVVGRTGFPNVASISGGVLDVVISPSQPGFDPLDLLYASLASCLVLSARHAASRFGVLDRLDEVSARVTGEKAHDEPSRISRFDIEFTIKGEFDDVVRHAIAVAAENEICTISNSLRGNPEFVSRVSG, from the coding sequence ATGATGGAGTTGAAACTGAAGACCCGGCAAACGGGCGCCACCGCCGTGGTGGGGCGAACGGGCTTCCCGAATGTGGCCTCCATTTCGGGCGGCGTGCTCGACGTCGTCATCAGCCCTTCGCAGCCAGGCTTCGACCCGCTCGACCTTCTCTATGCTTCGCTTGCGAGTTGCCTTGTCCTGAGCGCTCGCCATGCGGCAAGTCGCTTCGGCGTCCTGGACAGGCTGGACGAGGTCTCCGCCAGGGTCACCGGCGAGAAGGCCCACGACGAGCCCTCTCGAATTTCGCGCTTCGATATAGAATTCACCATCAAGGGCGAATTCGACGATGTGGTTCGTCACGCCATCGCCGTGGCGGCGGAAAACGAAATCTGCACGATCAGTAACAGCTTGCGGGGCAATCCCGAGTTCGTGAGCAGGGTTTCGGGCTAG
- a CDS encoding arginine deiminase family protein yields MPAAVFEFNSVIVREPSPSVVDGLRAEDRGSPTYEGVKAEHDAYVEAMRGADANVTVLPPLASFPDSIFVEDPALVFTEGAILLRPGAPTRVKEVEEIAPTLRDLFDVVLELPAGFADGGDVLTTAQGVMIGLSARTDRAGAEALQANIEKLGRKSEIVATPEGVLHFKTDCSLLDEETILATNRLARSGIFKAFRQMIIPEGEEPAANALRVNDVVMVGSDFPRTMEMLDKAGYKVVPLKTTEIGKIDAGLSCMSLRWFSDKM; encoded by the coding sequence ATCCCGGCTGCCGTCTTCGAGTTCAATTCCGTTATTGTCCGTGAGCCTTCTCCCAGCGTCGTCGACGGACTGCGCGCTGAGGATCGCGGCAGTCCCACTTACGAGGGCGTCAAGGCGGAGCACGACGCCTATGTCGAGGCGATGCGCGGTGCCGACGCGAATGTCACGGTCCTGCCGCCGCTCGCGTCCTTCCCGGACTCCATCTTCGTCGAAGATCCGGCGCTTGTCTTCACGGAAGGCGCAATCCTCCTCCGTCCGGGCGCTCCGACGCGCGTGAAGGAGGTCGAAGAAATCGCGCCGACGCTGCGCGATCTGTTCGATGTGGTTCTCGAGCTACCGGCCGGTTTTGCCGACGGCGGCGACGTGCTGACGACGGCGCAAGGGGTCATGATCGGCCTTTCCGCCCGCACCGACAGGGCCGGTGCCGAGGCGCTTCAGGCCAACATTGAAAAGCTTGGCCGCAAGAGCGAGATCGTCGCCACACCTGAGGGTGTGCTTCATTTCAAGACCGATTGCTCGCTCCTCGACGAGGAGACGATCCTTGCGACAAACCGCCTCGCGCGTTCGGGCATATTCAAGGCATTCCGGCAGATGATCATTCCGGAGGGCGAGGAGCCGGCGGCCAATGCGCTCCGCGTCAACGACGTCGTCATGGTCGGCTCGGATTTTCCGCGCACGATGGAGATGCTCGACAAGGCGGGTTACAAGGTCGTGCCGTTGAAGACCACGGAAATCGGCAAGATCGATGCCGGGCTCTCGTGCATGTCGTTGCGGTGGTTCAGCGACAAGATGTGA
- a CDS encoding adenylate/guanylate cyclase domain-containing protein, with the protein MDLPAPLAWLLDEASASPDPDRFLAELGGRLMAGGLPLAGGALTLAVPHPIIARRTWLWRAETGAVIEALGFAGGSPNEDGRNWLAGLGPVEEDAIGRGPDRPVLGWAGTRPFKPAETGQLRQAARFAAAPLAALAERAALTALLEAYLGKRSAARVQAGALNRGTGEMIRAALLYADMRNFTALSEAREPAAVIADLDAWFDRVAGAIHAFGGEVLKFIGDGVLAIFPVTRMPAEACEAALRAVVAARAGMAHLDARRRAQGLPPLPYGTALHLGEILWGNIGAVDRLDFTAIGPAVNLVSRLEGLCRPLGRSVLISGALAAEIATPLLPLGEHALRGISTPCAVFTLPDA; encoded by the coding sequence ATGGATCTGCCCGCACCTCTCGCCTGGCTGTTGGACGAGGCCAGCGCCTCGCCCGACCCTGACCGGTTCCTGGCCGAGCTCGGCGGACGGCTAATGGCTGGCGGGCTTCCTTTGGCCGGCGGTGCGCTGACGCTGGCAGTGCCTCATCCGATCATCGCCCGCCGCACCTGGCTATGGCGAGCGGAGACCGGGGCCGTCATCGAGGCCCTCGGCTTTGCCGGTGGTTCACCGAATGAGGACGGGCGGAACTGGCTGGCCGGCCTTGGCCCGGTAGAGGAGGACGCGATCGGGCGGGGACCGGACAGACCGGTTCTGGGTTGGGCTGGGACACGGCCATTCAAACCTGCCGAGACCGGTCAGCTGCGTCAGGCAGCGCGCTTTGCCGCAGCACCCTTGGCCGCCTTGGCCGAGCGTGCGGCACTGACGGCGCTGCTGGAGGCCTATCTCGGAAAACGCAGTGCCGCCCGGGTGCAGGCCGGTGCGCTAAACCGCGGCACGGGAGAGATGATTCGGGCCGCGCTGCTTTATGCCGACATGCGCAACTTCACCGCCCTATCCGAGGCGAGGGAGCCGGCCGCCGTGATCGCCGACCTCGACGCCTGGTTCGACCGGGTCGCCGGAGCGATACATGCCTTTGGCGGCGAGGTATTGAAGTTCATCGGCGATGGCGTTCTGGCAATCTTCCCGGTCACCCGTATGCCGGCCGAGGCCTGTGAAGCGGCATTACGTGCGGTCGTCGCCGCCCGCGCCGGCATGGCCCATCTCGATGCCCGGCGGCGGGCACAGGGCCTGCCGCCGCTCCCCTACGGCACGGCGCTGCATCTCGGCGAAATCCTGTGGGGGAATATCGGCGCCGTGGACCGGCTGGATTTCACCGCCATCGGCCCCGCGGTCAACCTTGTCAGCCGGTTGGAGGGGCTATGCCGGCCGCTCGGCCGGTCGGTGCTGATCTCGGGTGCGCTCGCCGCCGAAATCGCCACACCGCTCCTGCCGCTCGGCGAACATGCGCTTCGCGGCATATCAACCCCTTGCGCCGTCTTCACCCTGCCGGATGCATGA